In Halococcus hamelinensis 100A6, a single genomic region encodes these proteins:
- a CDS encoding biotin transporter BioY, producing the protein MSTETTDTELVGDETAANLARAALFAALLGAFAYVAFPYPLSPAPVTLQVLGVFLAGLFCGPVWGAAACGLYLLAGALGAPVFALGTAGLGVLLGPTAGYLWSYPLGAAVIGGLAYGRSAVEPGRVGLVRLVVALVAGIVVIYTSGTLGLMVTQQLGPVEAFLTGAAAFLPAEALKAAAAVGIVRSDALVTE; encoded by the coding sequence ATGAGCACGGAGACCACCGACACCGAGCTCGTCGGCGACGAGACCGCGGCCAACCTCGCGCGGGCGGCGCTGTTCGCGGCGCTGCTGGGGGCCTTCGCCTACGTGGCGTTCCCGTATCCCCTCTCGCCCGCGCCCGTGACGCTGCAGGTCCTCGGGGTGTTCCTCGCGGGCCTGTTCTGTGGCCCGGTCTGGGGGGCGGCGGCCTGTGGGCTCTACCTCCTCGCGGGCGCGCTCGGCGCACCGGTCTTCGCACTCGGTACCGCGGGACTCGGGGTCCTCCTCGGCCCGACCGCTGGCTATCTCTGGTCGTACCCCCTCGGCGCGGCGGTCATCGGCGGCCTCGCCTACGGCCGGTCGGCGGTCGAACCCGGTCGAGTGGGCCTCGTTCGGCTCGTCGTCGCACTCGTCGCCGGCATCGTCGTGATCTACACCTCTGGAACCCTCGGGCTGATGGTGACCCAGCAGCTCGGACCCGTGGAAGCGTTCCTGACCGGCGCGGCGGCGTTCCTGCCGGCGGAGGCGCTGAAGGCCGCCGCCGCGGTCGGGATCGTCAGAAGCGACGCGCTCGTGACCGAATGA
- a CDS encoding helix-turn-helix domain-containing protein — MDEKTEELRDIFMDVTDASSVTERQEDERGAIAPEGSPDERTADVIAAMDERYEFTTDLDRERLVAIVRGFYEDDADAELADAVDESRHTVFQARMDLHLFRNDDVEAPFDLDTLRERLEDGTEVAAVAEEFDVDEPTVRRYGRVLETWAERRAVGDRFREVFDEIYLDADLEDHTTEATRDGLDEATEGMENNLSF; from the coding sequence ATGGACGAAAAAACCGAGGAGCTCCGAGACATCTTCATGGACGTCACCGACGCGTCGAGCGTCACCGAGCGCCAGGAGGACGAGCGGGGGGCGATCGCACCCGAGGGCTCGCCAGACGAGCGTACCGCCGACGTGATCGCGGCGATGGACGAGCGCTACGAGTTCACGACCGACCTCGACCGCGAGCGGCTCGTCGCCATCGTCCGCGGGTTCTACGAGGACGACGCCGACGCCGAACTCGCCGACGCGGTCGACGAGTCGCGCCACACCGTCTTCCAGGCCCGAATGGACCTCCACCTCTTTCGGAACGACGACGTCGAGGCCCCGTTCGACCTCGATACCCTCCGCGAGCGGCTCGAGGACGGGACCGAGGTCGCGGCGGTCGCCGAGGAGTTCGACGTCGACGAGCCGACGGTCCGGCGCTACGGCCGGGTGCTCGAAACCTGGGCCGAGCGCCGCGCGGTCGGCGACCGTTTCCGGGAGGTCTTCGACGAGATCTACCTCGATGCCGACCTCGAAGACCACACGACCGAGGCCACCCGCGACGGCCTCGACGAGGCCACCGAGGGGATGGAGAACAACCTCTCGTTCTAA
- a CDS encoding 30S ribosomal protein S8e, with the protein MKDQGRSTKKRTGGRRRPTRGKRKHQLGSEGTETRVGEPKLKTVTSRGNTTKVRAIATDRATVAVDGETRSTTIENVVENPANPNYVRRNIVTKGALVETGEGTARVTSRPGQDGQVNAVLEE; encoded by the coding sequence ATGAAAGACCAGGGACGCTCGACGAAGAAGCGAACGGGCGGGCGACGACGACCGACGCGCGGCAAACGCAAACACCAGCTCGGCAGCGAGGGCACCGAGACCCGCGTCGGCGAGCCGAAGCTCAAGACCGTCACCTCGCGCGGCAACACCACGAAGGTCCGGGCGATCGCGACCGACCGCGCCACCGTCGCCGTCGACGGCGAGACCCGAAGCACGACCATCGAGAACGTGGTCGAGAACCCCGCGAACCCGAACTACGTCCGACGGAACATCGTCACGAAGGGCGCGCTCGTCGAGACCGGCGAGGGCACCGCGCGCGTGACCTCCCGCCCCGGCCAGGACGGGCAGGTCAACGCCGTCCTCGAAGAGTAA
- a CDS encoding DUF2240 family protein, which produces MSLRSAVAAPFLGRGEMELAESEFVVALSLDRDWFSPDQAKRLADVAVGEGLLERTDAGLEPGFDPDEVTIPDGFVPSEDLLRQRSTFERVLDSVVADGTEKRTAVAEINRLQGSLGLTIEAAAVVYARRRGVDVGEVAEHALSELHEG; this is translated from the coding sequence GTGAGTCTCCGGAGCGCCGTCGCCGCACCGTTTCTGGGTCGTGGCGAGATGGAACTCGCCGAGAGCGAGTTCGTGGTAGCGCTCTCGCTCGACCGGGACTGGTTCTCGCCCGACCAGGCCAAACGCCTCGCGGACGTCGCGGTCGGCGAGGGCCTCCTCGAACGCACCGACGCCGGCCTCGAACCCGGCTTCGACCCGGACGAGGTGACGATCCCCGACGGGTTCGTCCCGAGCGAGGACCTCCTCCGACAGCGCTCGACGTTCGAGCGCGTGCTCGACAGCGTGGTGGCCGACGGCACCGAGAAACGCACCGCGGTCGCCGAGATAAACCGGCTCCAGGGCTCGCTCGGGCTCACCATCGAGGCCGCCGCGGTGGTCTACGCCCGCCGCCGAGGGGTCGACGTCGGCGAGGTGGCCGAACACGCGCTCTCCGAACTCCACGAAGGCTGA
- a CDS encoding HAD family hydrolase, protein MPVTAVAFDLDYTLAVPDRDRQTLLDDATEAVGAPRFSREAYLDAHRRHLTNETREAIFADLLGEDSTVSPAALADAYRDAIEEALVPVEGAEALVVDLKETYRVGLLTDGPVRAQQAKLDALGWADLFDTVVITGSLAAGKPDDRTFAAILDGLSSAPDETVYVGDHPEADIRGAHAAGLRTIQILDGSDAVPEADAGIERDALAADLPGLIGDL, encoded by the coding sequence ATGCCAGTCACGGCGGTCGCGTTCGACCTCGATTACACCCTCGCGGTTCCCGACCGCGACCGCCAGACGCTCCTCGACGACGCCACCGAAGCGGTCGGCGCGCCCCGGTTCTCGCGCGAGGCCTACCTCGACGCCCACCGCCGGCATCTCACCAACGAGACGCGCGAGGCGATCTTCGCCGACCTCCTCGGCGAGGATAGTACTGTGTCGCCGGCGGCGCTCGCCGACGCCTACCGCGACGCGATCGAGGAGGCGCTCGTCCCCGTCGAGGGGGCCGAAGCCCTCGTCGTCGACCTCAAGGAAACCTATCGCGTCGGGCTCCTCACCGACGGCCCGGTCCGCGCCCAGCAGGCCAAACTCGACGCGCTCGGCTGGGCCGACCTGTTCGATACGGTGGTGATAACGGGCTCGCTCGCTGCGGGTAAACCCGACGACCGCACCTTCGCGGCGATCCTCGACGGGCTGTCGAGCGCGCCCGACGAGACGGTGTACGTCGGCGACCATCCCGAGGCCGACATCAGGGGTGCCCACGCCGCGGGGCTCCGGACGATACAGATCCTCGACGGGAGCGACGCCGTCCCCGAGGCCGACGCCGGCATCGAACGCGACGCGCTCGCCGCCGACCTCCCCGGACTCATCGGGGACTTGTAA
- the pyrF gene encoding orotidine-5'-phosphate decarboxylase, translated as MFFERLGARIETADSVLSVGLDPDPDRLPDHLADHDLPRWAWARRIIDATHEHAACYKPNAAFYEDPDGWRALRELVAYAHGKDVPVLLDAKRADIGNTARQYARVLDTVDAITVNPYLGRDSLDPFLSRTDAGVFVLCRTSNPGGSDLQDLELATDERLYERVARLASGWNEHDNVGLVVGATTPDELERVREVAPDLPFLVPGVGAQGGDAEAAVEYGLADGVGLVNSSRGITFAGEGEDFAGAAGEAAKRLKRRLNEFR; from the coding sequence ATGTTCTTCGAACGGCTCGGCGCGCGCATCGAGACCGCCGACAGCGTGCTCTCGGTGGGTCTCGACCCCGACCCCGACCGGCTGCCCGACCACCTCGCCGACCACGACCTCCCACGGTGGGCCTGGGCCCGCCGGATCATCGACGCGACCCACGAGCACGCCGCGTGCTACAAGCCCAACGCCGCCTTCTACGAGGACCCGGATGGGTGGCGCGCGCTCCGCGAACTCGTCGCCTACGCCCACGGCAAGGACGTACCCGTGCTCCTCGACGCCAAACGCGCCGACATCGGCAACACCGCCCGCCAGTACGCCCGCGTGCTCGACACCGTGGACGCCATCACGGTCAACCCCTACCTCGGCCGGGATTCGCTCGACCCGTTCCTCTCGCGCACGGACGCCGGCGTGTTCGTGCTGTGTCGGACCTCGAATCCAGGCGGGAGCGACCTCCAGGACCTCGAACTCGCCACAGACGAGCGCCTCTACGAGCGGGTCGCACGCCTCGCCAGCGGGTGGAACGAGCACGACAACGTGGGACTCGTCGTGGGAGCCACGACGCCCGACGAGCTCGAACGGGTCAGGGAGGTCGCGCCCGACCTGCCGTTCCTGGTCCCCGGCGTGGGTGCACAAGGTGGCGATGCCGAAGCCGCCGTCGAGTACGGGCTCGCGGACGGCGTCGGGCTCGTGAACTCCTCGCGGGGGATCACCTTCGCGGGCGAGGGCGAGGACTTCGCGGGGGCGGCCGGCGAGGCGGCCAAGCGACTCAAACGCCGGCTCAACGAGTTCCGATAG
- a CDS encoding metal-dependent hydrolase, translating to MTETLGHLGMALIFLAPAWLFIDEKRTAALFVAVGFWFGPVPDVDTYLSNWFPNQIHHHGIVHTLLAVVVMTAILGPVLGWLLKRVFGGTRWFSKKASQRATWMGVIAVGAALTSHLFADILSAPDISTRIEPLWPVVQGPIAYVDVLYYDSVWATIGLFVLGLLANAVFFAWRTQRGASMGSATES from the coding sequence ATGACGGAAACCCTCGGCCATCTCGGGATGGCGTTGATCTTCCTCGCCCCGGCGTGGCTGTTCATCGACGAGAAGCGGACGGCGGCCCTCTTCGTCGCCGTCGGTTTCTGGTTCGGCCCGGTACCGGACGTCGACACCTACCTCTCGAACTGGTTCCCGAATCAGATCCACCACCACGGCATCGTTCACACCCTCCTCGCCGTCGTCGTCATGACCGCGATCCTCGGCCCGGTCCTCGGCTGGTTGCTCAAGCGCGTCTTCGGCGGGACGAGGTGGTTCTCGAAGAAAGCGAGCCAGCGCGCCACCTGGATGGGCGTGATCGCCGTCGGGGCCGCGCTGACCTCCCACCTGTTCGCGGACATCCTCTCGGCCCCCGACATCTCGACCCGGATCGAGCCGCTCTGGCCGGTCGTCCAGGGACCGATCGCGTACGTCGACGTGCTCTACTACGATTCGGTCTGGGCCACGATCGGGCTGTTCGTCCTCGGCTTGCTGGCCAACGCCGTCTTCTTCGCCTGGCGAACCCAGCGCGGTGCCTCAATGGGGTCGGCGACCGAGAGCTGA
- a CDS encoding J domain-containing protein, with the protein MSAPRLLVGLASVFAGLTVVLAILGFVYSPVVLAVAVPFGVVTYVLWYHVSGRLGERVRRQARAPGFRETTANRRAGGGFGAGPRGFREGPTGGRRERVGGARGPGGGTDGPSAAEAYEVLGLDPGAGEAAVRSAYRERVKQVHPDTEDGDERRFRRVNEAYERLTSGKP; encoded by the coding sequence GTGAGCGCACCGCGGCTCCTCGTCGGTCTCGCGTCGGTGTTCGCGGGATTGACCGTCGTCCTCGCGATACTCGGGTTCGTCTACAGTCCCGTGGTGCTCGCCGTCGCGGTCCCGTTCGGGGTCGTGACCTACGTTCTCTGGTATCACGTCAGCGGCCGGCTGGGAGAGCGCGTCCGCCGGCAGGCCCGGGCCCCTGGGTTTCGGGAGACGACCGCGAACCGACGGGCCGGCGGGGGATTCGGGGCTGGGCCGCGGGGCTTTCGCGAGGGACCGACCGGTGGTCGACGGGAGCGGGTCGGCGGAGCGCGCGGTCCGGGCGGGGGAACCGACGGTCCGAGCGCTGCCGAGGCCTACGAGGTGCTCGGGCTCGACCCCGGTGCGGGCGAGGCGGCGGTCCGGTCGGCCTACCGCGAGCGGGTGAAACAGGTCCACCCGGATACCGAAGACGGCGACGAACGGCGATTCAGGCGGGTCAACGAAGCCTACGAGCGCCTCACGAGTGGAAAGCCGTAA
- a CDS encoding phosphoglycolate phosphatase, which produces MPESDPAPPLAVDIDGTLTNRNRAVDPRVFDALREWPAPVVVATGKAAPYPVALCEFVGIPVRVIAENGGVVCFDTEECEEFVVVGDRAGAERVAERYREAGHDLGWGDLDLTNRWRETELAVSRESPLEPLRELAADEGLRVFDTGYAYHVTSPDVDKGEGLKTAADRLGRAPGDFVAIGDSENDAATFRVAGESYAVANADETAKREADYVMESGYAEGFLEALEAVGPK; this is translated from the coding sequence ATGCCCGAATCGGACCCCGCTCCGCCGCTCGCCGTAGACATCGACGGCACCCTCACCAACCGAAATCGTGCGGTCGACCCGCGGGTCTTCGACGCCCTCCGGGAGTGGCCCGCGCCCGTGGTGGTGGCGACCGGCAAGGCCGCGCCCTACCCCGTCGCACTCTGTGAGTTCGTGGGGATCCCAGTGCGAGTGATCGCCGAGAACGGCGGCGTAGTGTGTTTCGACACCGAGGAGTGCGAGGAGTTCGTCGTGGTCGGCGACCGCGCGGGGGCCGAACGCGTGGCCGAGCGGTATCGGGAGGCGGGCCACGACCTCGGCTGGGGCGACCTCGACCTCACCAACCGCTGGCGCGAGACCGAACTCGCGGTGAGTAGGGAATCACCGCTCGAACCCCTTCGGGAACTGGCCGCCGACGAGGGCCTCCGGGTCTTCGACACCGGCTACGCCTACCACGTTACCTCTCCCGACGTCGACAAGGGCGAGGGTCTGAAGACCGCCGCCGACCGGCTTGGCCGTGCGCCCGGCGATTTCGTCGCGATAGGGGATTCGGAGAACGACGCCGCGACGTTCCGCGTGGCAGGCGAATCGTACGCGGTGGCGAACGCCGACGAGACGGCGAAACGGGAGGCGGATTACGTGATGGAGAGTGGGTATGCCGAGGGGTTCTTGGAAGCGCTTGAAGCGGTTGGTCCGAAGTGA
- a CDS encoding DMT family transporter: protein MVRGTRVQYWNVGLFGLYCVFGALVFIGAKLGLPYVPPVLLAALRLDIAGIVLLPVVGMFEEYRLPRTRRDVLGVVLTGVFTLGLMNTLLLTGQQHVSSVVGSIAYSLMPLLMTGFAVLVLPTASRDWVDAVGIGLGLVGVIVVIGPTPSNLLTARVVGIGIMVSSVAIFALGSVLTQRLDPSIPRTALTAWGALLAGAFNHVVSLGVGESVASIEWTTGTLSALFVLGVLATGVLYTVHFELIDRIGPSRTSLTFYLQPIVASVFGWLLFGERVALGVFVGFAVVVVGFVLVERRPFWAAMRHRKPW, encoded by the coding sequence GTGGTAAGAGGAACCCGGGTACAGTATTGGAACGTCGGACTGTTCGGGCTGTACTGCGTGTTCGGGGCACTGGTTTTCATCGGCGCGAAACTCGGGCTCCCGTACGTTCCACCCGTCCTCCTCGCGGCCCTTCGGCTTGACATCGCGGGGATAGTGTTACTCCCCGTCGTCGGGATGTTCGAGGAGTATCGGCTCCCTCGCACTCGCCGTGACGTACTCGGGGTCGTGCTCACCGGCGTCTTCACCCTCGGCCTGATGAACACCCTCCTTTTGACTGGGCAACAACACGTGAGCAGTGTCGTCGGGTCGATCGCGTACAGCCTCATGCCCCTTCTCATGACCGGCTTCGCCGTTCTCGTTCTCCCGACAGCATCGCGCGACTGGGTCGATGCGGTCGGCATCGGCCTCGGGTTGGTCGGCGTGATCGTCGTGATCGGCCCTACCCCCTCGAACCTCCTGACGGCGCGTGTGGTCGGGATCGGTATCATGGTATCGAGCGTCGCCATTTTCGCGCTCGGGAGCGTCCTGACCCAGCGACTCGATCCCTCGATACCTCGAACCGCGCTCACCGCGTGGGGGGCGCTTCTCGCTGGGGCGTTCAACCACGTCGTGAGCCTCGGCGTCGGTGAGTCGGTCGCTTCGATCGAGTGGACGACGGGGACCCTTTCCGCGCTGTTCGTGCTGGGCGTCCTCGCAACGGGGGTACTGTACACGGTCCACTTCGAACTCATCGATCGGATCGGCCCCTCCAGAACGAGTCTTACCTTCTATCTGCAACCGATCGTCGCCTCCGTATTCGGATGGCTGCTCTTCGGGGAGCGGGTCGCTCTCGGTGTCTTCGTGGGGTTCGCGGTCGTGGTCGTAGGGTTCGTGCTCGTCGAACGCCGACCGTTCTGGGCGGCGATGCGACATCGAAAGCCCTGGTGA
- a CDS encoding cupin domain-containing protein produces MRNQARPDTAMTHIAIQEEQDGAAVTWMEHITDEEYESVLDR; encoded by the coding sequence GTGAGGAACCAGGCACGACCGGACACGGCGATGACCCACATCGCGATTCAGGAGGAACAGGACGGCGCGGCTGTGACGTGGATGGAGCACATCACCGACGAGGAGTACGAGTCGGTATTGGATAGGTGA
- a CDS encoding KTSC domain-containing protein codes for MKRTSVSSSNLKSVGYDPQQSLLEIEFHSGDVYQYHNVPERIYQRLMNAASHGSYHHQHIRDQYRYTQIR; via the coding sequence ATGAAGCGAACATCAGTCTCGTCAAGCAACCTGAAAAGTGTCGGTTATGACCCACAGCAGTCCCTCCTTGAGATCGAATTCCACAGCGGGGACGTCTATCAATATCACAACGTCCCAGAACGAATTTACCAACGATTGATGAATGCTGCTTCGCACGGAAGCTACCACCACCAGCACATCCGGGATCAGTATCGATATACACAAATTCGATAA
- a CDS encoding GTPBP1 family GTP-binding protein, whose protein sequence is MAADQAILERALATGEQEGGNVEFKERLTKDLHLADGRLESLAAQLRHRVLSGDGEAIYVVGVTDDGGLAGIEPDVFSETMDVLSLLSEEAEAHIESVDTWGIEGGLVGVATIHEGAMIEDDGHIVVGTAGHVDHGKSTLVGSLVTGQADDGDGGTRSYLDVQPHEVERGLSADLSYAVYGFRDGEAVHTRNPTRKADRATVVEEADRLVSFVDTVGHEPWLRTTIRGLVGQKLDYGMLTVAADDGPTKTTREHLGVLLATELPTLVAITKTDMVDDERVAAVEGEVERLLREVGKTPLSVARHGVDAAVEEISETVVPILRTSAVTMDGLDALDELFERLPKTGSAAGEFSMYIDRSYQVTGVGAVASGTVRSGTVEAGDELLLGPFRDGVFRPVEVRSIEMHYHRVDSAKAGRIVGIALKGVREADLERGMVLLPRDADPDPVRRFEADVMVLNHPTRIDDGYEPVVHLETVSEAAAFHPTGGQLLPGDTGSTTVEFKFRPYLVEEGQRFVFREGQSKGVGTVTSVTPDE, encoded by the coding sequence ATGGCCGCCGACCAGGCCATCCTCGAACGGGCGCTCGCCACGGGCGAGCAGGAGGGTGGCAACGTCGAGTTCAAAGAACGGCTCACGAAGGACCTCCATCTCGCCGACGGCAGACTCGAAAGCCTCGCCGCCCAGCTCCGCCACCGCGTGCTCTCGGGCGACGGCGAGGCCATCTACGTCGTCGGCGTCACCGACGATGGAGGACTCGCGGGCATCGAACCCGACGTCTTCTCCGAGACGATGGACGTGCTCTCGCTGCTGAGCGAGGAGGCCGAGGCGCACATCGAGTCCGTCGACACCTGGGGGATCGAGGGCGGACTCGTCGGCGTCGCGACCATCCACGAGGGCGCGATGATCGAGGACGACGGCCACATCGTGGTCGGCACGGCGGGCCACGTCGACCACGGCAAGAGCACCCTCGTCGGGAGCCTTGTCACCGGCCAGGCCGACGACGGCGATGGCGGCACGCGAAGCTACCTCGACGTCCAGCCCCACGAGGTCGAGCGCGGGCTCTCGGCGGATCTGTCCTACGCGGTCTACGGCTTCCGCGACGGCGAGGCGGTCCACACCCGCAACCCAACCCGCAAGGCCGACCGCGCTACCGTCGTCGAGGAAGCCGATAGACTCGTCTCGTTCGTCGATACGGTGGGCCACGAGCCCTGGCTCCGAACCACCATCCGCGGGCTCGTCGGACAGAAGCTCGACTACGGGATGCTCACCGTGGCGGCCGACGACGGCCCCACCAAGACCACTCGCGAACACCTCGGGGTCCTGCTCGCCACCGAACTCCCGACACTCGTCGCCATCACGAAGACCGACATGGTGGACGACGAACGCGTCGCCGCGGTCGAGGGCGAGGTCGAACGCCTCCTCCGCGAGGTCGGCAAGACCCCCCTCTCCGTCGCCCGCCACGGCGTCGACGCCGCGGTCGAGGAGATCAGCGAGACGGTGGTCCCGATCCTCAGGACTAGCGCGGTCACGATGGACGGGCTCGACGCGCTCGACGAGCTGTTCGAGCGCCTCCCGAAGACCGGGAGCGCCGCCGGCGAGTTCTCGATGTACATCGACCGGAGCTACCAGGTCACGGGCGTCGGCGCGGTGGCCTCCGGGACTGTCCGCTCGGGCACCGTCGAGGCGGGCGACGAACTCCTCTTAGGTCCTTTCCGCGACGGCGTCTTTCGACCCGTCGAGGTCCGCTCGATCGAGATGCACTACCACCGAGTGGATTCGGCGAAGGCCGGTCGGATCGTCGGCATCGCGTTGAAAGGGGTTCGCGAGGCGGACCTCGAACGCGGGATGGTGCTCCTCCCGCGCGACGCCGACCCCGACCCAGTCAGGAGGTTCGAGGCCGACGTGATGGTGCTCAACCACCCCACCCGGATCGACGACGGCTACGAACCCGTCGTCCACCTCGAGACCGTGAGCGAGGCCGCCGCCTTCCACCCCACTGGGGGGCAACTCCTCCCCGGCGACACCGGCTCGACCACCGTCGAGTTCAAGTTCCGACCCTATCTCGTCGAGGAGGGCCAGCGGTTCGTCTTCCGCGAGGGCCAGTCCAAGGGCGTCGGAACCGTGACGAGCGTGACCCCGGACGAGTAG